The following nucleotide sequence is from Paenibacillus andongensis.
GCGGCTTTCGTTACAAAAGCTTCTTTTTCAAAGAGATTCATATTAAATACCTCCTAAAGTTTATAATCCCGACTGTTATTGTATGATTTATATTTAATTATAGCTGAGTTCTCCTTTGTGTCAAATACTTTTTGTCATTTTGGTATTAACTTTGTTAAAATCCATATTGTCGGTTGATCCAGCCCTCTCTTTTGTGCAAAAAAGAAAAAACCTTTCCTGCAAAATGCGGGAAAGGTTTCTCTTGAGCGCCAAAGGCGCGTAATCTTAACGTTTGGAGAATTGAGGAGCGCGACGAGCGGCTTTCAATCCATATTTTTTACGCTCTTTCATACGGGAATCACGTGTTAAGAATCCTGCTTTTTTCAAGGATCCACGGTATTCCGGATCTGCTTTCAGCAATGCACGGGAAATACCGTGACGAATTGCTCCAGCTTGTCCGCTGATTCCACCACCATTTGCAAGAACTAGAACATCGTATTTACCGACAGTCTCAGTTAATGTCAATGGTTGTTTAACGATCAGTTTCAACGTTTCTAGACCGAAATACTCATCTAGATCACGTTTATTGATAATGATGCGTCCTTCACCCGGTACTAAGCGCACACGCGCTACCGAGTGTTTACGACGACCCGTTCCATAATATTGAACTTGTGCCACGAAACGTTCCTCCTTATATTAACCGCGAAGATTCCAGACTTCTGGTAGTTGTGCTTGGTGCGGGTGCTCTGCTCCACCGTAGACTTTAAGCTTAGTTTTCAAGCTATCGCCAAGACGGTTCTTAGGAAGCATACCGTGTACGGCAAACTCGATCATGCGATCAGGTTTGCTGTTCAACAGATCCTGAGCAGAAGTCACTTTTAAACCACCTTGGTATAAAGAGTGACGGTAGTACATTTTGTTTTGCATTTTCTTACCTGTTAGCTTAATTTGGGAAGCATTGATAACAACAACGAAATCGCCAGTATCTACGTGTGGAGTGAACTCCGGTTTGTGCTTACCGCGGATAATGCTAGCAACTTCACTTGCAAGACGGCCAAGTGTTTGGCCTGCAGCGTCAACAATGTACCATTTACGCTCAACTTCATTTGGCTTAGCCATATATGTGGTGCGCATGCTTAATCCTCCTAAAAATATATCTCAATACATAATTATTATTGTTAATTTACATAAATGATGGATGGTTGACGGCCATTTGTGATCAGGGGCTGTGGGATAGCCGATCACGAAACGCCAAGTTATATTTTACACGAAACATCCATAAGAAGCAAGTAAAGTTTTAAGCTTTTTAATAGTCGACTCTCCATAACGTTAAACCCATAGCTTCGGCCGTAGGACCTGCTTGAGACCGGTCTCTAGCTTCAAGAATTCGCTGCATATCGCTGCTTGGTCTCTTACCTTCTCCAATCTGAATCAACGTTCCTGCGATGATCCTAACCATGTTATAAAGGAAACCATTACCTGTTACGATTAACCGTATTCGGGCGATCTTCCCCGTCGTAGATAACTCGTCAGTTTCCGTCTCCAGACGTACCTCGTAGAGGGTTCTCACCTTTACTTCCTTATCTGTTCTCACCGTACAAAACGAAGTAAAATCATGCTCACCTAGCAAGCAAGGGAGCGCCTCTCTCATGGCTTCCACATTCAAATGCGTAGGATGATGGTATTCATAGTTGCGGTGAAAGACATCAGGGAAGCGCGCCGAGCGAATTGAAAAGCAATATGTTTTGCGTTTCGCGGCTTTGCGAGAATGAAAGGAAGGAAGGACTTCTTCCGCGGTATGTGCGACGATATCTCTGGGGAGTCTAGCATTGAGAGCTAAACACCAACGCTCCACTGGAATCTTCGAATTCGTGATGAAATTAATAACTTGTGCTTTCGCATGTACACCGGCATCTGTACGCCCGGATGAGATGACTTTCACCCTCTCACCAGTCAACATGAAAACAGCCTGTTCTAAACGGTATTGAATCGTGTCTGCTTTAGGCTGAATCTGAAAACCTGAATAAGCAGTCCCATCATAACTTATGGTAAAGCGTAGATTTCTCAAGGCTTGTTCCTCCATGAGTCATCCTTCCTATCTAAGTGATTAGCCTTAGCTAAATTCACTTCTAGAGAACGTACTAAGACTGCAAAAAAAGGGCTTCACCAGAATCTAGCGATTCCGTCCACCCTTTCCCATCCGTCATTATGCGCGATCTACTAGTTCTAGGTAAACCATTGGTGCTGCGTCACCGCGGCGTGGTCCCAGTTTAAGGATACGTGTGTATCCACCTGGACGCTCGGAGTAACGAGTAGCCAAATCAGAGAACAGTTTTTGAATCGCATCTTGATTCTCATCAGCAGCTTCTCTACGAACAAAAGCAGCAACCTGACGGCGTGCGTGAAGATCTCCGCGCTTCGCAAGAGTGATTAACTTCTCAGCGATGGAACGAATTTCTTTTGCTTTTGCTTCTGTAGTTTGGATGCGTTCATGTATGAACAGATCTGTAACCAGATCACGGAATAATGCTTTACGATTACTGGAATCGCGGTTCAACTTTCTGTAGTTCATTGAATTAACCTCCTTCTGACAAGATTATTCCTCAGTACGTAGTCCCAAACCCAGCTCTTCGAGCTTTTCTTGAACTTCTTCAAGTGATTTGCGGCCTAAGTTCCGAACTTTCATCATGTCTTCTTCTGTTTTGGTAATCAGCTCTTGTACGGTGTTAATCCCTGCACGCTTGAGACAGTTGTAAGAACGAACAGATAGATCAAGTTCCTCGATAGTCATCTCCAGAACTTTCTCTTTCTTATCTTCTTCTTTCTCTACCATAATCTCAGCATCTTTCGCTTCATCCGTCAAACCGACGAACAAGTTTAGATGTTCAGTTAAGATTTTGGCACCCAAGCTCACTGCTTCTTCTGGTCGAATACTTCCATCGGTCCACACTTCGAGGGTCAACTTATCATAGTTAGTCACTTGGCCGACGCGAGTATTCTCAATAGAATAGTTTACTCGGGTAATAGGCGTGTAGATCGAATCAATTGGAATCACACCAATTGGTTGTTCTTCATGCTTATTTTTGTCCGATTGGACGTAACCGCGTCCTCTGCCCGCATGAATCCTCATGTGAAGACGTGCGTCCGGAGACAAGGTTGCAATATGAAGATCCGGGTTAAGAATCTCCACATCGCTATCACCACGGATATCAGCCGCGGTAATGTTACCTTCTCCTTCTGCGTCAATTTCAAGCACTTTCTCCTCATCGGAGTGAATTTTCAACGATAGACCTTTCAAGTTGAGGATAATTTCCGTTACATCCTCAAGAACGCCAGGAATCGTTGAAAACTCATGTAAAACGCCATCGATTTG
It contains:
- the rpsI gene encoding 30S ribosomal protein S9, encoding MAQVQYYGTGRRKHSVARVRLVPGEGRIIINKRDLDEYFGLETLKLIVKQPLTLTETVGKYDVLVLANGGGISGQAGAIRHGISRALLKADPEYRGSLKKAGFLTRDSRMKERKKYGLKAARRAPQFSKR
- the rplM gene encoding 50S ribosomal protein L13 → MRTTYMAKPNEVERKWYIVDAAGQTLGRLASEVASIIRGKHKPEFTPHVDTGDFVVVINASQIKLTGKKMQNKMYYRHSLYQGGLKVTSAQDLLNSKPDRMIEFAVHGMLPKNRLGDSLKTKLKVYGGAEHPHQAQLPEVWNLRG
- the truA gene encoding tRNA pseudouridine(38-40) synthase TruA, producing the protein MRNLRFTISYDGTAYSGFQIQPKADTIQYRLEQAVFMLTGERVKVISSGRTDAGVHAKAQVINFITNSKIPVERWCLALNARLPRDIVAHTAEEVLPSFHSRKAAKRKTYCFSIRSARFPDVFHRNYEYHHPTHLNVEAMREALPCLLGEHDFTSFCTVRTDKEVKVRTLYEVRLETETDELSTTGKIARIRLIVTGNGFLYNMVRIIAGTLIQIGEGKRPSSDMQRILEARDRSQAGPTAEAMGLTLWRVDY
- the rplQ gene encoding 50S ribosomal protein L17, whose protein sequence is MNYRKLNRDSSNRKALFRDLVTDLFIHERIQTTEAKAKEIRSIAEKLITLAKRGDLHARRQVAAFVRREAADENQDAIQKLFSDLATRYSERPGGYTRILKLGPRRGDAAPMVYLELVDRA
- a CDS encoding DNA-directed RNA polymerase subunit alpha; translation: MIEIEKPKIETVALSEDGAYGRFIIEPLERGYGTTLGNSLRRILLSSLPGAAVTSVQIDGVLHEFSTIPGVLEDVTEIILNLKGLSLKIHSDEEKVLEIDAEGEGNITAADIRGDSDVEILNPDLHIATLSPDARLHMRIHAGRGRGYVQSDKNKHEEQPIGVIPIDSIYTPITRVNYSIENTRVGQVTNYDKLTLEVWTDGSIRPEEAVSLGAKILTEHLNLFVGLTDEAKDAEIMVEKEEDKKEKVLEMTIEELDLSVRSYNCLKRAGINTVQELITKTEEDMMKVRNLGRKSLEEVQEKLEELGLGLRTEE